Part of the Kordiimonas pumila genome is shown below.
CTTGCGCGGTATTGCTAACGCATACGGCGGTGGTTCCCTTGTAAGTGTTTATCAAGATGAAACACCGATGAACCTGACAGGCTATGATGTGCTGCCAACACGCACTATGGACCTCGCGCGTATTGAGGTTCTAAAAGGCCCACAAGGCACACTTTATGGCCAGGGTTCTGTGGCTGGTACTGTGCGCTATATTACCAATGATCCGAACCTTAACGATTTTGAAGGCCGTATCGAAGCTGAGCTGACATCTGTATCATCTGGTGATCTTGGTACCAAGTTCACGGGTGTTGTGAACGTGCCAGTGGTTGAAGGCAAGTTTGCCTTGCGTCTTGCTACAACGTTTGAAAATGGCGGCGGCTGGCAGGATCATCCTGAAGCGGGTATTGAAGACGGTAACGGTGATGATCTGACGAACATTCGCTTGAAAGCACTTTGGAAGCCAACAGACGAGCTGTCAGTGCTGGCAACTTTTGTTTCTTACCATGCAGAATATCAGCTTGGTATGGGATATGAGCAACCTGATCACACAATCTATGTGCCAATTAATCCAACAGAGCCAATGATCCCTAAAGTATGGGATTACGAGCTTTATAACCTTGAAGTAACATATGATTTTGGCTTTGCTGAACTTCTAAGTTCTACATCGTATGCTGAAATGGATCACCAGTATCCCTTCACGTATATTGGTGGACCGGAAACTATATATGAGGGTGGCTATTTTGGTAGTGATGACCGCTATAACCCAGGCAAGCAGTTTACACAGGAAGTACGCTTGACATCAAACGGCGACGGCCCACTGCAGTGGACAGTTGGTGGTTTCTACCGTGACATGGAACGCTCGCTTACTGCTTACTTTGCTTATGAGTATTTTGGTTTTCTCGTAGAAGATCAGTATTACTACTCTGAAAACAAGAATGAATCATTTGCAGTGTTTGCAAACTCTTCTTACAAAATTACGGATAAGCTCGAAGTCGGTGCTGGTATACGGTATTTTGAAGACCACGCTGAAGAAGATGGCCAAACAGCTACCTTTGATACAGTGAACCCTCGGTTCTATCTTTCTTATGCGCTTAATGACGATGTAAACTTTTATGCAAGTGTAGCAAAAGGTTTCCGTAGTGGTGGCTTTAACTATGTTGGTGCACCTGACTTCCAGCCTGAATCTCTCTGGAGTTATGAAGCTGGCTTTAAGGGCAGTCTTCTTGACGGTGCTCTTTATATGGACATTGCAGCATACT
Proteins encoded:
- a CDS encoding TonB-dependent receptor — its product is MKNAYTKMFAVSAFALMPSVAMPAAQAADGELQFEEIIVTAQKREQRLIEVPMAITAMSGTELEQRGIDSIQDLSFAVPGLTMREDGPGSYQIFLRGIANAYGGGSLVSVYQDETPMNLTGYDVLPTRTMDLARIEVLKGPQGTLYGQGSVAGTVRYITNDPNLNDFEGRIEAELTSVSSGDLGTKFTGVVNVPVVEGKFALRLATTFENGGGWQDHPEAGIEDGNGDDLTNIRLKALWKPTDELSVLATFVSYHAEYQLGMGYEQPDHTIYVPINPTEPMIPKVWDYELYNLEVTYDFGFAELLSSTSYAEMDHQYPFTYIGGPETIYEGGYFGSDDRYNPGKQFTQEVRLTSNGDGPLQWTVGGFYRDMERSLTAYFAYEYFGFLVEDQYYYSENKNESFAVFANSSYKITDKLEVGAGIRYFEDHAEEDGQTATFDTVNPRFYLSYALNDDVNFYASVAKGFRSGGFNYVGAPDFQPESLWSYEAGFKGSLLDGALYMDIAAYYTEYNDMLRRGLVFAGVDLGLQQLTSNVGKGEVKGIEASFSWKATDALTINANGTIIDAEVVEVNAEDSTNIAGDPIDYVPDFSFTVGANYDFNWSDEMPGFVRVDYSYRDEMPYVDRSSFPDENLPQFSDAVGLLDARVGLTAGNVNFEIFAQNLANVNKYIDPYHQWNNANRTRPRTIGVKVGLDF